The Stenotrophomonas rhizophila genome has a window encoding:
- a CDS encoding sensor histidine kinase, which produces MKLRKPAPLHRRLVWWLLGYLALISLAVFSVGNYVHEHAEHSAWRALLNSELDSIVSHIEHEPHYRWQDSDTLRLFTVDDSPGVPPILRTLHPGLHDGVEIAGRASAVMVRDTAGQGRLALVLDINDFHDLEEFATRWVMLASVVMIVVTVVMASFGVSRLVSPLRSLARHIDGLKPGVPGQRVEVDPRGSSELYVIAAALNDYLARNEQFVERERVFISTASHELRTPIAVITGAAELALEQPALPDRARQQMQRVHRTAQGVEQLIQLLLVLAREPARLAALKERIPLDQLVPDIIEDHRHLMGDKDLQIAVQGLANVDIIAPLGVVQAAIGNLLRNAIENSGRGTITINVSDRAVVTLQDPGEGMSPEEIAAVYARMARGDRNGQSGIGLELIARLCEHLGWALTIEQSEPRGTRVILDLSASLPG; this is translated from the coding sequence ATGAAACTGCGTAAGCCCGCGCCGCTGCACCGGCGGCTGGTCTGGTGGCTACTGGGCTACCTGGCGTTGATCTCCCTGGCGGTGTTCAGCGTGGGCAACTACGTGCACGAGCATGCCGAGCATTCGGCGTGGCGCGCACTATTGAACTCCGAACTGGACAGCATCGTCAGCCACATCGAACACGAACCGCATTACCGCTGGCAGGACTCGGACACGTTGCGCCTGTTCACCGTCGATGACAGTCCCGGTGTTCCGCCGATCCTGCGCACCCTGCATCCGGGCCTGCACGACGGCGTGGAAATCGCCGGCCGCGCCAGCGCGGTGATGGTGCGCGACACCGCCGGGCAGGGGCGGCTTGCACTGGTGCTGGACATCAACGACTTCCACGACCTGGAAGAATTCGCCACCCGCTGGGTGATGCTGGCCAGCGTGGTGATGATCGTAGTGACGGTGGTGATGGCCTCGTTCGGTGTCAGTCGCCTGGTCAGCCCGCTGCGCTCGCTGGCCCGGCATATCGACGGCCTCAAGCCCGGCGTGCCTGGCCAGCGCGTCGAAGTCGACCCGCGCGGCAGTTCCGAGCTGTACGTCATCGCCGCCGCACTCAACGACTACCTGGCCCGCAACGAACAGTTCGTCGAGCGCGAACGGGTGTTCATCAGCACCGCCAGCCACGAACTGCGCACCCCCATCGCGGTGATCACCGGCGCCGCCGAACTGGCGCTGGAGCAGCCCGCGCTGCCCGACCGTGCGCGCCAGCAGATGCAGCGCGTGCACCGCACCGCCCAGGGCGTGGAGCAGCTCATCCAGCTGCTGCTGGTGCTCGCGCGCGAACCGGCGCGCCTGGCCGCGTTGAAGGAACGCATCCCGCTGGACCAGCTGGTGCCGGACATCATCGAAGACCATCGCCACCTGATGGGCGACAAGGACCTGCAGATCGCCGTGCAGGGCCTGGCCAACGTGGACATCATCGCGCCGCTCGGCGTGGTCCAGGCCGCGATCGGCAACCTGCTGCGCAACGCCATCGAAAACAGTGGCCGCGGCACCATCACCATCAACGTATCCGACCGTGCCGTGGTCACCCTGCAGGATCCCGGCGAAGGCATGAGCCCTGAAGAAATTGCCGCGGTCTACGCGCGCATGGCCCGCGGTGATCGCAACGGACAGAGCGGCATCGGCCTCGAACTGATCGCCCGCCTGTGCGAACACCTCGGCTGGGCACTCACCATCGAACAGAGCGAACCGCGCGGTACCCGCGTCATCCTCGACCTGAGCGCATCGCTGCCAGGGTAG
- a CDS encoding response regulator transcription factor, with protein sequence MRLLVIEDNRQLVANLFEYFEARGHVLDVAPDGVTGLHLAATQNYDALILDWMLPRMEGPDVLRRLRVEHGSEVPVIMLTARDELPDKIAGFRAGADDYLTKPFALPELEVRLEALRVRAQGRNPRKVLEVADLTLDLATLEAQRDGQALHLYPACRKLLEVLMRASPAAVTRQQLEFALWGDELPDGDLLRSHIYELRRSVDGPFQHKLIHTLPRVGYRLGAPATEGHDETA encoded by the coding sequence ATGCGGCTCCTGGTCATCGAAGACAACCGCCAACTGGTCGCCAACCTGTTCGAGTATTTCGAAGCGCGTGGCCATGTCCTCGACGTCGCCCCCGATGGCGTCACCGGCCTGCACCTGGCCGCCACCCAGAACTACGACGCGCTGATCCTGGACTGGATGCTGCCGCGCATGGAAGGCCCCGACGTGCTGCGCCGCCTGCGCGTCGAGCACGGCTCGGAAGTGCCGGTGATCATGCTCACCGCGCGCGACGAACTGCCCGACAAGATCGCCGGCTTCCGCGCCGGCGCCGACGACTACCTGACCAAGCCGTTCGCCCTGCCGGAACTGGAAGTCCGGCTGGAAGCGCTGCGCGTGCGCGCGCAGGGGCGCAACCCGCGCAAGGTGCTGGAAGTAGCCGATCTCACCCTGGACCTGGCCACGCTGGAAGCGCAGCGCGACGGCCAGGCCCTGCACCTGTACCCGGCCTGCCGCAAGCTGCTTGAAGTGCTGATGCGCGCCAGCCCGGCGGCGGTCACCCGCCAGCAGCTGGAGTTCGCGCTGTGGGGCGATGAGCTGCCCGACGGCGACCTGCTGCGTTCCCACATCTACGAACTGCGCCGCAGCGTGGACGGTCCGTTCCAGCACAAGCTCATCCATACCCTGCCGCGCGTGGGGTATCGCCTGGGTGCGCCGGCCACCGAAGGCCACGATGAAACTGCGTAA
- a CDS encoding ArnT family glycosyltransferase produces the protein MPTLLTRHRWQLLTCLALLLALAAGIGLRAPTPPDEPRFVLAARAMVETGQWLLPHRGSELYAEKPPLFMWMQAATYQLIGHWNLAFLLPSLLAGLATLWLSWDLARRLWNRRVAWWAMLSLASCLQFGLMAKRAQIDMVLVTLTTLSLWALLRHLLERPNTRMLWVAGFAAGLGTVTKGVGFLPLLVLLPWALWRWQGQLRPGAALPRARSMLWLIPAFLLGTAVWLGPLGIALLNDPAPELQGYARELLFKQTGTRDANAWHHVQPAWYYLQVIAILWLPGSLLLPALAPAWWRRLKRLDGRYWLLLGWALLVLVFFSASPGKREVYIFPMLPALCVAAAPLLPGLLRRPGPRWLLLAYVLVLGAAALGIGAQLLGDGAWAHAQLAKRGMPETLLPVLGAWLLGFGIVVLLLAAWLRQRRAGMLAVLTAVLLWNLHGWGLMPALGPYSSSSALMQQVGERMGPSAELGALAWREQNLLQADRPVTDFGFKRPWDEQWHDAGPWLAQAPHERWLLVLEQAISPCVDRAQAVMVGSANRNRWWLVPGTAWNAACHAELSKDAAAGVDDGD, from the coding sequence TTGCCGACACTACTGACGCGCCATCGGTGGCAACTGCTCACCTGCCTTGCCCTGTTGCTGGCCCTTGCGGCGGGAATCGGCCTGCGCGCTCCTACGCCACCGGATGAGCCGCGCTTCGTGCTGGCCGCCCGGGCCATGGTCGAGACCGGCCAATGGCTGCTGCCGCACCGGGGCAGCGAACTCTACGCCGAAAAACCGCCGCTGTTCATGTGGATGCAGGCGGCCACCTACCAGCTGATCGGCCACTGGAACCTGGCCTTCCTGCTGCCCTCGCTGCTGGCCGGGCTGGCCACGCTGTGGTTGAGCTGGGACCTGGCCCGGCGCCTGTGGAACCGGCGCGTCGCGTGGTGGGCGATGTTGTCGCTGGCCAGCTGCCTGCAGTTCGGGCTGATGGCCAAGCGCGCGCAGATCGACATGGTGCTGGTCACGCTCACCACCCTGTCGTTGTGGGCGCTGCTGCGTCACCTGCTGGAACGGCCGAACACGCGCATGCTGTGGGTGGCCGGGTTCGCTGCGGGCCTCGGCACGGTCACCAAGGGCGTGGGCTTCCTGCCGCTGCTGGTGCTGCTGCCGTGGGCGCTGTGGCGCTGGCAGGGCCAGCTGCGGCCTGGCGCTGCCCTGCCCCGCGCGCGTTCAATGCTGTGGCTGATACCCGCATTCCTACTCGGCACCGCCGTGTGGCTGGGTCCACTTGGGATCGCGCTGCTCAATGACCCCGCGCCCGAGCTGCAGGGCTATGCCCGCGAACTCCTGTTCAAGCAGACCGGCACCCGCGATGCCAATGCCTGGCACCACGTGCAGCCGGCCTGGTACTACCTGCAGGTGATCGCCATCCTGTGGCTGCCCGGCAGCCTGCTGCTGCCCGCGCTGGCTCCGGCGTGGTGGAGGCGCCTGAAGCGCCTGGATGGACGCTACTGGCTCCTGCTCGGTTGGGCGCTGCTGGTGCTGGTGTTCTTCAGTGCCAGCCCCGGCAAGCGCGAGGTCTACATCTTCCCGATGCTGCCGGCGCTGTGCGTGGCCGCCGCCCCGCTGCTGCCCGGCCTGCTGCGCCGGCCTGGTCCGCGCTGGTTGCTGCTGGCCTACGTGCTGGTGCTGGGCGCGGCGGCTCTGGGGATCGGCGCGCAGTTGCTGGGCGACGGTGCCTGGGCGCATGCGCAGCTGGCCAAGCGCGGCATGCCAGAAACCCTGCTGCCGGTACTCGGGGCGTGGCTGCTTGGCTTCGGCATTGTGGTGCTGCTGCTGGCCGCCTGGCTTCGCCAGCGGCGTGCCGGCATGCTTGCTGTGTTGACTGCGGTGCTGTTGTGGAACCTGCACGGCTGGGGCCTGATGCCTGCATTGGGTCCGTACAGTTCTTCGTCGGCATTGATGCAGCAGGTCGGCGAGCGGATGGGCCCGTCGGCCGAGCTGGGCGCGCTGGCCTGGCGCGAGCAGAACCTGCTGCAGGCCGACCGGCCGGTGACCGACTTCGGGTTCAAGCGCCCCTGGGACGAACAGTGGCATGACGCGGGCCCGTGGCTGGCGCAGGCGCCGCACGAGCGCTGGCTGCTGGTGCTGGAGCAGGCGATCAGTCCCTGCGTGGATCGCGCGCAGGCGGTGATGGTCGGCAGTGCCAACCGCAACCGCTGGTGGCTGGTACCCGGCACGGCATGGAATGCAGCCTGCCACGCGGAACTGTCCAAGGATGCAGCCGCCGGCGTGGACGACGGTGACTGA
- a CDS encoding phosphatase PAP2 family protein, translating into MLPASPALVPLASDAPAQASGFLRRHLGWPLLAVLAASAVLMAGGGDQWLADQLYRMEGHHWLLQNAWATSQLIHKGGKWLSAAATLLTLVLCFHAWRHERAAAWRWPLLYLVMAVALGTGVVSLLKSLTNMDCPWDLARYGGLREYVGLFASRPHDMPRGVCFPAGHSSAGFAWVSLYFFALLVRPAWRWRGLAVGLVAGGVFGAAQQLRGAHFLSHDLWTLATCWTVSLLLFLLVRRINARGVRA; encoded by the coding sequence ATGCTTCCTGCTTCCCCTGCACTTGTCCCGCTTGCTTCCGATGCGCCCGCGCAGGCGTCCGGCTTCCTGCGCCGCCATCTCGGTTGGCCGCTGCTGGCCGTGCTGGCCGCCAGTGCCGTGCTGATGGCGGGCGGGGGTGACCAGTGGCTTGCGGACCAGCTGTACCGCATGGAAGGCCATCACTGGCTCCTGCAGAACGCATGGGCGACGAGCCAGCTGATCCACAAGGGTGGCAAGTGGCTGAGCGCAGCGGCAACGCTGCTGACCCTCGTGCTGTGCTTCCACGCCTGGCGCCACGAACGCGCGGCCGCATGGCGCTGGCCGCTGCTGTACCTGGTAATGGCCGTCGCGCTGGGCACCGGCGTGGTGTCGCTGCTGAAGTCGCTCACCAACATGGATTGCCCGTGGGACCTGGCGCGCTATGGCGGCCTGCGCGAGTACGTAGGCCTGTTCGCCTCCCGCCCGCACGACATGCCGCGCGGGGTGTGCTTCCCGGCCGGGCATTCCAGCGCCGGGTTTGCCTGGGTGAGCCTGTACTTCTTCGCGCTGCTGGTGCGCCCGGCATGGCGATGGCGTGGCCTTGCCGTGGGGCTGGTCGCCGGCGGCGTGTTCGGTGCCGCGCAGCAGCTGCGCGGCGCGCATTTCCTGTCGCATGACCTGTGGACGCTGGCGACCTGCTGGACGGTGTCGCTGCTGTTGTTCCTGCTGGTACGCCGCATCAACGCCCGCGGAGTCCGCGCGTGA
- a CDS encoding phosphoethanolamine transferase, protein MNTLASRVPGLSAFTTVRNWRPTLSTEVLIALTSMFFALACNGLFWHSAMATHPGSLRFGLSLLLLLVGAHSLLMGLLVWRWNAKVMIGVLLLGTAMAAHYMGSYHIYLDADMLRNVLATDHKESRELITPSLIAPLVLLAALPMVVLWRLQLLRRSWGKALLWRGGFLLLSAATALGGSLLSFQEMSALMRNQREVRYLATPGNYLLGLPKALRGDNPIQRAPKLPIGLDAKATPRAADSRPRLLVIVMGETARAQNWGLNGYARQTTPQLAQTSAINFPDMHSCGTSTEVSLPCLFSPYGRHDYDEKKIHAHQSLLHVLDHAGIGTLWRDNQSGCKGVCEGLPMQALDDATHPTLCANGRCMDEILIDNLAQQVRATPGDRVVVLHQLGNHGPSYFERYPTRFRHFTPTCDTPDLGKCSREEITNSYDNALLYTDQLLAHTIGTLQGMQDYDTAMIYLSDHGESLGEKGLYLHGVPYAIAPQEQTRVPMTMWFSPGFAASRGLDLACVRRRASQYTDHDNVFPSVLGLMQVKTALYERDRDLFAGCGR, encoded by the coding sequence GTGAACACCCTCGCATCGCGAGTGCCAGGCCTCTCCGCGTTCACCACCGTGCGCAACTGGCGCCCAACCTTGTCCACGGAAGTCCTGATCGCGCTCACCAGCATGTTCTTCGCGCTGGCCTGCAACGGCCTGTTCTGGCACAGCGCGATGGCCACCCATCCGGGAAGCCTGCGCTTCGGCCTTTCGCTGCTGTTGCTGCTGGTCGGCGCGCACAGCCTGCTGATGGGACTGCTGGTGTGGCGCTGGAACGCCAAGGTGATGATCGGCGTGCTGCTGCTGGGCACGGCGATGGCCGCACATTACATGGGCAGTTACCACATCTACCTGGATGCGGACATGCTGCGCAACGTGCTGGCGACCGACCACAAGGAAAGCCGCGAACTGATCACTCCCAGCCTGATCGCCCCGCTGGTGCTGCTCGCGGCGCTGCCGATGGTCGTACTGTGGCGCTTGCAGCTGCTGCGCCGCAGCTGGGGCAAGGCACTGCTGTGGCGTGGCGGCTTCCTGCTGCTGTCGGCCGCCACCGCACTGGGCGGTTCGCTGCTGTCGTTCCAGGAAATGTCGGCGCTGATGCGCAACCAGCGCGAGGTGCGCTACCTGGCCACGCCGGGCAACTACCTGCTGGGCCTGCCCAAGGCGCTGCGCGGCGACAACCCGATCCAGCGCGCACCGAAGCTGCCGATCGGGTTGGATGCCAAGGCCACCCCGCGCGCGGCCGACAGCAGGCCGCGGCTGCTGGTGATCGTGATGGGCGAAACCGCGCGCGCGCAGAACTGGGGCTTGAACGGCTACGCGCGGCAGACCACGCCGCAGCTGGCGCAGACCAGCGCGATCAACTTCCCGGACATGCATTCCTGCGGTACCAGCACGGAAGTGTCGCTGCCCTGCCTGTTCTCGCCCTATGGCCGCCACGATTACGATGAGAAGAAGATCCACGCGCACCAGTCGCTGCTGCACGTGCTCGACCACGCCGGCATCGGCACGCTGTGGCGCGACAACCAGTCCGGCTGCAAGGGCGTGTGCGAAGGACTGCCGATGCAGGCACTGGACGATGCAACGCATCCCACGCTGTGCGCCAACGGCCGTTGCATGGACGAGATCCTGATCGACAACCTCGCCCAACAGGTCCGTGCAACGCCGGGCGACCGGGTGGTGGTGCTGCACCAGCTGGGCAACCACGGCCCGAGCTACTTCGAGCGCTACCCCACCCGCTTCCGCCACTTCACCCCGACCTGCGACACCCCGGACCTGGGCAAGTGCAGCCGCGAGGAAATCACCAACAGCTACGACAACGCGCTGCTGTACACCGACCAGCTGCTGGCCCACACCATCGGCACGCTGCAGGGCATGCAGGATTACGACACGGCGATGATCTATCTGTCCGACCATGGCGAATCGCTCGGCGAGAAGGGCCTGTACCTGCACGGGGTGCCGTACGCGATCGCCCCGCAGGAACAGACCCGGGTGCCGATGACGATGTGGTTCTCGCCCGGCTTCGCCGCCAGCCGCGGGCTGGACCTGGCCTGCGTGCGGCGGCGCGCCAGCCAGTACACGGACCATGACAACGTGTTCCCGTCGGTACTGGGCCTGATGCAGGTGAAGACCGCGCTGTACGAGCGCGACCGCGACCTGTTCGCCGGCTGCGGGCGCTGA
- a CDS encoding M2 family metallopeptidase, producing MNHRPLLLALAVGAAALTLAACQKESSPTTAPAAGTTAPTETADQFIARVNAEYKALYPEMTSAQWLSSTYINDDSERVAAKANERWLTILNGWIAQAGKYDGQPMSEDTKRQIHLLKLMTAMPAPRDPAKLGELTRIASRMEGAYGSGKYCTDEANPATCRQLGDLEEVLASSRDYDKQLDAWQGWHGTTKPMRADYQRFVGLVNEGAKEMGFADAGQMWRSGYDMPPEQIGPETDRLWEQVKPMYEQLHCYARTKLDGTYGKDKAETEGGLIAAHLLGNMWQQDWSNLWDQLEPYPGAGSLDITAALEKQYQANLSGALAKAGGSNANVEALYKAQREAELRTAKQMTERAQDFYVSLGMPALPKSYWDKTQFIKPLDRDVVCHASAWDMNMEGDVRTKMCIKPTEENFTTIYHELGHIYYDLAYNPLPPLFQGGANDGFHEAIGDTIVLAMTPQYLNSIGLVDKPQESREATINAQMRMALSGVSFLPFGLMIDRWRWGVFDGSITPDQYNKAWWDLKAKYQGVAPASARGEEFFDPGAKYHVPGNTPYTRYFLARILQFQFYKGLCDAAGYKGPLHQCSFYGNKEAGQKFWAMLSKGASQPWQATLKEITGGDKLDAGPMIEYFTPVNEWLKQQNQGQMCGWQPPAAAAPKAP from the coding sequence GTGAACCACCGCCCGCTCCTGCTGGCCCTGGCTGTCGGTGCTGCCGCACTGACGCTGGCGGCCTGCCAGAAGGAATCGTCCCCCACCACCGCACCGGCCGCAGGCACCACCGCGCCGACCGAGACCGCGGACCAGTTCATCGCCCGCGTCAACGCCGAGTACAAGGCCCTGTACCCGGAAATGACCTCGGCGCAGTGGCTGTCGTCGACCTACATCAATGACGATTCCGAGCGCGTGGCGGCCAAGGCCAACGAACGCTGGCTGACCATCCTCAATGGCTGGATCGCCCAGGCCGGCAAGTACGACGGCCAGCCGATGAGCGAGGACACCAAGCGCCAGATCCACCTGCTCAAGCTGATGACCGCCATGCCGGCCCCGCGCGACCCGGCCAAGCTGGGCGAGCTGACCCGCATCGCCAGCCGCATGGAAGGCGCGTACGGCTCGGGCAAGTACTGCACCGACGAGGCCAACCCGGCCACCTGCCGCCAGCTCGGCGACCTGGAAGAAGTGCTGGCCAGCAGCCGCGACTACGACAAGCAGCTGGACGCCTGGCAGGGCTGGCACGGCACCACCAAGCCGATGCGCGCCGATTACCAGCGCTTCGTCGGCCTGGTCAACGAAGGCGCCAAGGAAATGGGCTTCGCCGATGCCGGGCAGATGTGGCGCAGCGGCTACGACATGCCGCCCGAGCAGATCGGCCCGGAAACCGACCGCCTGTGGGAACAGGTCAAACCGATGTACGAGCAGCTGCACTGCTACGCCCGCACCAAGCTGGACGGCACCTACGGCAAGGACAAGGCCGAAACCGAAGGCGGCCTGATCGCCGCGCACCTGCTGGGCAACATGTGGCAGCAGGACTGGTCCAACCTGTGGGACCAGCTTGAGCCGTACCCGGGCGCGGGCAGCCTGGACATCACCGCCGCGCTGGAAAAGCAGTACCAGGCGAACCTGAGCGGTGCGCTGGCCAAGGCCGGCGGCAGCAACGCGAACGTGGAAGCGCTGTACAAGGCGCAGCGTGAGGCCGAACTGCGTACCGCCAAGCAGATGACCGAACGCGCGCAGGACTTCTACGTGTCGCTGGGCATGCCGGCGCTGCCGAAGTCGTACTGGGACAAGACCCAGTTCATCAAGCCGCTGGACCGTGACGTGGTCTGCCACGCCAGCGCGTGGGACATGAACATGGAAGGCGACGTGCGTACCAAGATGTGCATCAAGCCGACCGAAGAAAACTTCACCACCATCTACCACGAGCTGGGCCACATCTATTACGACCTGGCCTACAACCCGCTGCCGCCGCTGTTCCAGGGCGGTGCCAACGATGGCTTCCACGAAGCGATCGGCGACACCATCGTGCTGGCGATGACCCCGCAGTACCTGAACTCGATCGGCCTGGTCGACAAGCCGCAGGAAAGCCGCGAGGCGACCATCAACGCGCAGATGCGCATGGCCCTGAGCGGCGTGTCGTTCCTGCCGTTCGGCCTGATGATCGACCGCTGGCGCTGGGGCGTGTTCGATGGCTCGATCACCCCGGACCAGTACAACAAGGCCTGGTGGGACCTGAAGGCCAAGTACCAGGGCGTGGCCCCGGCCTCGGCGCGCGGCGAGGAGTTCTTCGATCCGGGCGCCAAGTACCACGTGCCGGGCAATACCCCGTACACGCGCTACTTCCTGGCGCGCATCCTGCAGTTCCAGTTCTACAAGGGCCTGTGCGACGCGGCCGGCTACAAGGGCCCGCTGCACCAGTGCAGCTTCTACGGCAACAAGGAAGCCGGCCAGAAGTTCTGGGCGATGCTGAGCAAGGGTGCCAGCCAGCCGTGGCAGGCCACGCTGAAGGAAATCACCGGCGGCGACAAGCTCGATGCCGGCCCGATGATCGAGTACTTCACCCCGGTCAACGAGTGGCTGAAGCAGCAGAACCAGGGCCAGATGTGCGGGTGGCAGCCGCCGGCGGCGGCGGCGCCGAAGGCCCCGTAA